DNA from Musa acuminata AAA Group cultivar baxijiao chromosome BXJ1-5, Cavendish_Baxijiao_AAA, whole genome shotgun sequence:
CTCACAGTGAGAACACCTTTGATGGAAGTGGCATCAAGAGACTTCTCTCGAACAAGTTTGAGTTGGATAAGGTCAGTCGCTGTCCAGTTTATTGAATTTTGTATTCTTTTCCAGACCTTAATGCATGGTTTCTGAATTGTTCAATTGTGCtactctaatatatatatatattattttttacaacTAAAGCTTTTGAAATAAATGGTACTTACAACTTACCCAAAAATAAATAGGAAAAAAGAGATCTACAAATATGTGCTTTGTTTTGCAGTAATCAGTTTATCGTAAACATTTGGTGAGCAGGAAAAGAGGCATGATATTCAAGTTCTGTTAAAGAATGTAGATAACAAAGCCTGATGTGACTATGCATTTAATTATGCATATATTGATTTCTTAATTATTCATAACAAATTATGAGGAGGTAGATGGAGAAGACAACATTGTGAGATGCATAAGACTCTCCTAAAAATTCTACTAGATAGGCTCATAACTGGAGTTATTTTTACTCCAAGCTTGTTTATGTCATTGTTGGCGGATGCAAAGATTTTAGCAAAGTACTATCTCAGCCTTCAGTTAATTTATACATCCACTGATTCCAAGAAGTTGGCAGATTGTTATCTTACCCTTCAGTTAATTTCTTCATTTACTTAATGATACAGCTTCTGGATTCTGTCTGGCGAGACCTACCGAAAGATCACAATCAACAAACCTCAAAAGAGTACCTTCGAATTGCACTCGATCGCATGGCTGCATCAGCAAGTTTACCTCCTTACAGCGCTGTTGATCGGGTAATGCAACTGCCTAGATCGTGTAAACTTATGATCTAGATGCATAGATTATTCCGAAATCACGACAACTTCTAGAAATCATGACAACTTATGATCTCAAGTCAATCTAGGCTGAATTAGGACTTCAGAGCGTAAAGCATTTTGCCATCTGTAATGTTGCAGGTTGATGTTATCATCAATGAGGCGATCGGTATGGTAAAAGGAGATGATGGTAAAATTGTGGAGGAAGCAGGGTTCAAGAGAACACTGACGGAGATTCTTGGGAGCATCATGCTGCAACTGGAGGGGAACCCTGTGTTTGTTTCAACCAACTCAGTAGTTCATGAGCCACTAGCTGCATCTTCCACCGTCTTGCCATCGACATCGATATTGACAGAAGCGAATGAATGACTTATGACAAAAATCACAAGAGAAAGTTGTATCGTTATACTTCAATAATACTCCTCAAATAGTGCAGCATGATAATGGAACTTCATGAACACTCTTTATGAGCAATGACTCAGGTTTCGGCCTAGAAAATAGCATGTAGTTGTTGGTAAGTCGGCCTCTTAAGGCCAGATTGGTTGATGATTCATATGCATCAAATATTCTTAAAAGTTGGTTTGACATTCAAATTTCTTGAAGGTAGTAGTAAT
Protein-coding regions in this window:
- the LOC135673000 gene encoding uncharacterized protein LOC135673000 isoform X3 — its product is MAAGLNRDPIVILRIDGEDLKEFVESPLFETEAISMFSGMESAHASLRKCLTTALQQLTVEHGMPPASDSWVITNIVEPSFQSFSSDLLEQPASQDILENFKKLLGNVIRRLQEHPVIVAHSENTFDGSGIKRLLSNKFELDKLLDSVWRDLPKDHNQQTSKEYLRIALDRMAASASLPPYSAVDRVDVIINEAIGMVKGDDGKIVEEAGFKRTLTEILGSIMLQLEGNPVFVSTNSVVHEPLAASSTVLPSTSILTEANE